One Nonomuraea angiospora DNA segment encodes these proteins:
- a CDS encoding GntR family transcriptional regulator, giving the protein MLLTLDLNDARPLHEQVAGAIRRAIGEGSYRPGDRLPPARDLAQVLGINPNTVLRALRDLRDEGLLEFRRGRGVSVAGRADGRALLAQRARELLDEARKYGYGRDDLIAILEDLP; this is encoded by the coding sequence ATGCTGCTGACGCTCGATCTCAACGACGCCCGGCCCCTGCACGAGCAGGTGGCGGGCGCGATCCGCCGCGCCATCGGAGAGGGCTCCTACCGGCCCGGCGACCGGCTGCCGCCGGCCCGCGACCTGGCCCAGGTGCTCGGCATCAACCCCAACACCGTGCTGCGCGCGCTGCGCGACCTGCGGGACGAGGGGCTGCTGGAGTTCAGGCGGGGCCGGGGGGTCAGCGTCGCGGGGCGCGCCGACGGTCGCGCCCTGCTCGCGCAGCGGGCGCGCGAGCTGCTGGACGAGGCCCGCAAGTACGGCTACGGCCGCGACGACCTCATCGCCATCCTGGAGGACCTGCCGTGA
- a CDS encoding DUF1648 domain-containing protein → MNPRITAVIWGLFVICAQIALPLALRDRLPDPLATRWELGGLASRSMSLTTYIVVMFLVWAVLWLVALAAAERATARRQSRTVWWGGLFGLGALALGVNVTTVLANLDAPDWAAARLPGWQVLAVIAAGTGLAVLAGYLRRGAPDADFARRIPPLLRLGAGRRTVWVGHVANRWLALLPFAALAAALVLGLLYVTGLVSGVTATSVLPGLVLVLAAGVLTSSVSVQVGDGRMAVQFGPLGWPARRIPLSQIESAWSETRHPAEVGGWGIRGLPGSSTIMLRGGECLVIRYRSGGRLAISIDDAERGASLINALIAERVEQ, encoded by the coding sequence GTGAATCCCCGAATCACCGCCGTCATATGGGGGCTGTTCGTCATCTGCGCGCAGATCGCGCTGCCGCTGGCGCTGCGCGACCGGTTGCCCGACCCGCTGGCCACGCGCTGGGAGCTGGGCGGCCTGGCCTCCCGCTCGATGTCCTTGACCACGTACATCGTCGTCATGTTCCTGGTGTGGGCGGTGCTCTGGCTGGTCGCGCTGGCCGCGGCCGAGCGGGCCACGGCCCGCAGGCAGAGCCGGACCGTGTGGTGGGGCGGGCTGTTCGGCCTGGGCGCGCTCGCGCTCGGCGTCAACGTCACGACCGTGCTCGCCAACCTCGACGCGCCCGACTGGGCCGCGGCCCGGCTGCCGGGCTGGCAGGTCCTCGCGGTCATCGCGGCCGGGACCGGCCTCGCCGTGCTGGCGGGATATCTGCGCAGGGGCGCGCCCGACGCGGATTTCGCCCGCCGGATCCCGCCCCTGCTGCGGCTCGGGGCCGGCCGGCGCACCGTGTGGGTCGGCCACGTCGCCAACCGGTGGCTGGCGCTGCTCCCGTTCGCCGCGCTGGCCGCGGCCCTGGTGCTGGGTCTGCTCTATGTCACCGGTCTGGTGTCCGGCGTGACGGCGACGTCGGTCCTGCCCGGGCTCGTCCTCGTGCTGGCGGCCGGGGTGCTGACCTCTTCCGTGTCCGTGCAGGTCGGCGACGGCCGGATGGCCGTCCAGTTCGGCCCGCTCGGCTGGCCGGCGCGCAGGATCCCCCTGTCGCAGATCGAGTCGGCCTGGTCGGAGACGCGCCATCCGGCCGAGGTCGGGGGCTGGGGCATCCGCGGGCTGCCCGGCAGTTCGACCATCATGCTGCGTGGCGGCGAGTGCCTGGTCATCCGCTACCGCTCCGGCGGCCGGCTGGCGATCAGCATCGACGACGCCGAACGCGGCGCATCCCTCATCAACGCCCTCATCGCGGAGCGAGTGGAGCAATGA
- a CDS encoding CPBP family intramembrane glutamic endopeptidase has protein sequence MKRPLPIFIVLAFGLSWAAALPLWFAGGIGSPLLRPLATLMMFTPSVAVLGVWAATRTPFREWARQTGLTLGERKGRTGVLILTAWLGVPLLLFLAAVLSAAVGLFPLDLDQFSLFRAVLRAQGVGVPESLTAAIVLQIGIAVVAGPVLNAIPALGEEWGWRGWLLPRLVSTNGMLLGLVYTGVIWGLWHAPLTLLGYNYPRLSSWAALFFVGFCVLFGVLIGWLRLRTGSVWPAVVAHGSLNAVAQSVMLLGDAAAPPNEVLAGLTGLVGWFLMALVGAALLRFYPVRVPEPVASPS, from the coding sequence ATGAAACGACCTCTCCCCATCTTCATCGTCCTGGCCTTCGGGCTGTCGTGGGCGGCGGCGCTGCCCCTCTGGTTCGCCGGCGGGATCGGCTCGCCGCTGCTGCGGCCGCTGGCCACGCTGATGATGTTCACCCCGTCGGTGGCGGTGCTCGGCGTGTGGGCGGCCACGCGCACGCCGTTCCGCGAGTGGGCCAGGCAGACCGGGCTCACGCTGGGCGAGCGCAAGGGGCGCACCGGCGTCCTCATCCTGACCGCCTGGCTCGGGGTGCCGCTGCTGCTGTTCCTGGCGGCGGTCCTCAGCGCCGCCGTCGGGCTGTTCCCGCTCGACCTCGACCAGTTCAGCCTGTTCAGGGCGGTGCTGCGGGCCCAGGGCGTGGGCGTGCCCGAGAGCCTCACCGCGGCGATCGTGCTGCAGATCGGGATCGCCGTGGTCGCCGGGCCCGTGCTGAACGCGATCCCCGCGCTGGGGGAGGAGTGGGGCTGGCGCGGCTGGCTGCTGCCCCGGCTCGTCTCCACCAACGGCATGCTCCTCGGGCTGGTCTACACCGGCGTCATCTGGGGCCTCTGGCACGCCCCCCTCACCCTCCTGGGCTACAACTACCCGCGGCTCAGCTCCTGGGCGGCGCTGTTCTTCGTGGGGTTCTGCGTCCTGTTCGGGGTGCTGATCGGGTGGCTGCGGCTGCGCACGGGCAGCGTGTGGCCGGCCGTCGTGGCCCACGGCTCGCTGAACGCCGTCGCCCAGTCCGTCATGCTGCTCGGCGACGCCGCCGCGCCGCCCAACGAGGTGCTGGCCGGCCTGACCGGCCTGGTGGGGTGGTTCCTCATGGCGCTCGTCGGCGCGGCCCTGCTCCGCTTCTATCCGGTACGCGTGCCGGAGCCGGTCGCCTCACCCTCCTGA
- a CDS encoding adenosylcobinamide-GDP ribazoletransferase, producing the protein MRLPHGLSFAIGTLSVFPVRVERVDREVAGRAMTLAPVVGLALGLVAGLPLLLPGPPLLGAALAVGLLAVLSRGLHLDGLADLADGLGSGKPAAQALDIMKKSDIGPFGVMTLVLTLVVQVAAAAGAGYTALVTACVAGRLALTWACRAGVPAARPDGLGAMVAGTVRRPASLLVTLAALLGTAAVSLGLAGETVLPLGLVTGLGAALLLLGHARRRLGGITGDVLGALVEAATATTLAVCAILG; encoded by the coding sequence ATGCGCCTTCCGCATGGCCTGTCGTTCGCGATCGGCACTCTCAGCGTCTTCCCGGTGCGGGTCGAACGCGTGGACCGGGAGGTCGCGGGGCGGGCGATGACGCTGGCCCCGGTGGTCGGCCTCGCGCTCGGCCTGGTCGCCGGGCTGCCCTTGCTCCTGCCCGGGCCGCCGCTGCTGGGGGCGGCGCTGGCGGTCGGGCTGCTGGCCGTGCTGAGCCGGGGGCTGCACCTGGACGGGCTCGCCGACCTGGCGGACGGGCTGGGCAGCGGCAAACCGGCCGCTCAGGCGCTCGACATCATGAAAAAGTCGGACATCGGGCCGTTCGGCGTGATGACGCTGGTGCTGACGCTGGTCGTTCAGGTCGCCGCGGCGGCCGGGGCCGGGTACACGGCGCTGGTGACGGCCTGCGTGGCCGGGCGGCTGGCGCTGACCTGGGCCTGCCGGGCGGGCGTGCCCGCCGCCCGGCCCGACGGGCTCGGCGCGATGGTCGCCGGCACGGTACGCCGCCCCGCCTCTTTGCTGGTCACCCTGGCCGCCCTCCTCGGCACCGCCGCCGTCTCCCTGGGCCTCGCCGGGGAGACCGTGTTGCCGCTCGGCCTGGTCACCGGGCTCGGCGCCGCCCTGCTGCTGCTCGGGCACGCGCGGCGGCGCCTCGGCGGGATCACCGGTGACGTTCTGGGGGCGCTGGTCGAGGCGGCCACGGCCACCACGTTGGCGGTGTGCGCGATCCTCGGCTGA
- a CDS encoding ABC transporter ATP-binding protein, whose product MHVVELEGVGVRVVGKALLDSVDWQVDYGDHWVILGPNGAGKTTLLSLAGAVRHPTEGAVKVLGHKLGRVDVRELRRHIGLVAASQRLIDEELMEQEGATAHTVVLTGHTGTSVPLWDKYGEAERDRAHRLLADLGCKDLADRPFRVCSQGERARIRVARALMADPAVLLLDEPFAGLDLPAREDLIAAVEDLATTRPVLTTVTVTHHLEEVPATTSHAMLMRDARVLAAGPVEEVLTPDNLSECFGRPLHVDRLDGRWYARAVRP is encoded by the coding sequence ATGCACGTGGTTGAACTCGAAGGCGTAGGTGTCCGAGTTGTCGGCAAGGCGCTGCTGGACAGCGTCGATTGGCAGGTGGACTACGGCGACCACTGGGTGATCCTCGGGCCCAACGGCGCGGGCAAGACGACGCTGCTCTCCCTGGCGGGCGCCGTCCGGCATCCCACCGAGGGCGCGGTCAAGGTGCTCGGCCACAAGCTCGGCCGGGTGGACGTGCGGGAGCTGCGCCGCCACATCGGCCTGGTCGCGGCCAGCCAGCGGCTGATCGACGAGGAGCTGATGGAGCAGGAGGGCGCGACCGCGCACACCGTGGTGCTCACCGGGCACACGGGGACGAGCGTTCCCCTGTGGGACAAGTACGGCGAGGCCGAGCGTGACCGGGCCCACCGGCTGCTGGCCGATCTGGGCTGCAAGGACCTGGCGGACCGGCCGTTCCGGGTGTGCTCGCAGGGGGAGCGGGCCAGGATCAGGGTGGCCAGGGCGCTCATGGCGGACCCGGCGGTGCTGCTGCTCGACGAGCCGTTCGCGGGCCTCGACCTGCCGGCCAGGGAGGACCTCATCGCCGCCGTCGAGGACCTGGCCACGACCCGGCCCGTCCTGACCACGGTGACGGTGACGCACCACCTGGAGGAGGTGCCGGCGACGACCTCCCACGCGATGCTCATGCGCGACGCCAGGGTGCTGGCCGCGGGGCCGGTGGAGGAGGTGCTCACCCCGGACAACCTCTCGGAGTGCTTCGGCCGCCCCCTCCACGTTGACCGGCTCGACGGCCGCTGGTACGCCCGCGCCGTCCGCCCGTAG
- a CDS encoding bifunctional adenosylcobinamide kinase/adenosylcobinamide-phosphate guanylyltransferase, giving the protein MKILVSGTAGGAGWPEPGCRCASCAGLPPGHRRPFELVVDGVARFPFDDPPSGYRACAGGLGLVGPDGSGLLCLPLGRPVPVDGPARYDVVLIDLLDRPERLGELRRAGLADDRTAVVAVGLDHRVRSEEELARRLRLWGARAVPDGTVLETGRTPGTRPVPDGTVLETGRTPGTQAVSDGTVLETGRAPGTWPGGGCARPGGPGTAPWRALLLGGSRSGKSAEAELRLAAEPYVTYVATGPSGAGDGEWAARVRAHRERRPAHWATVETADLVSAIGQATAPLLIDGLGTWLTAVFDEHGAWEGDRAPVRERCDELVAAWRRTPVRLVAVSDEVGMGVVPATSSGRAFRDALGRLNERLAAESEYVALVVAGRLLEL; this is encoded by the coding sequence GTGAAAATCCTTGTCTCCGGCACGGCGGGCGGCGCGGGATGGCCGGAGCCCGGCTGCCGGTGCGCCTCGTGCGCCGGGCTCCCGCCCGGCCACCGGCGCCCGTTCGAGCTGGTCGTGGACGGCGTGGCCCGCTTCCCCTTCGACGATCCGCCGAGCGGCTACCGGGCCTGCGCGGGCGGGCTGGGGCTGGTGGGTCCCGACGGATCCGGGCTGCTCTGCCTGCCGCTGGGGCGGCCGGTGCCGGTGGACGGGCCCGCCAGGTACGACGTGGTGCTGATCGACCTGCTCGACCGGCCCGAAAGGCTCGGGGAGCTGCGGCGGGCGGGGCTGGCGGACGACCGGACCGCGGTGGTGGCCGTCGGGCTGGACCACCGGGTCCGCTCGGAGGAGGAGCTGGCCAGGCGCCTGCGGTTGTGGGGCGCCCGTGCCGTCCCCGACGGGACGGTGCTGGAGACCGGCCGCACGCCCGGAACGCGGCCCGTTCCCGACGGGACCGTGCTGGAGACCGGCCGCACGCCCGGAACGCAGGCCGTTTCCGACGGGACGGTGCTGGAGACGGGCCGGGCGCCCGGGACGTGGCCCGGCGGCGGTTGCGCGCGTCCGGGCGGCCCCGGCACGGCGCCGTGGCGGGCGTTGCTGCTGGGCGGGTCGCGGTCCGGGAAGTCGGCCGAGGCCGAGCTGCGGCTGGCGGCCGAGCCGTACGTCACCTACGTGGCCACCGGCCCGAGCGGCGCGGGGGACGGCGAGTGGGCGGCCCGCGTGCGGGCACACCGGGAGCGGCGGCCCGCGCACTGGGCCACCGTCGAGACCGCCGACCTCGTCTCGGCCATCGGGCAGGCCACCGCGCCGCTGCTGATCGACGGGCTCGGGACGTGGCTGACGGCGGTGTTCGACGAGCACGGGGCCTGGGAGGGCGACCGCGCGCCCGTCCGCGAACGCTGCGACGAGCTCGTGGCCGCCTGGCGGCGGACGCCCGTGCGCCTCGTGGCGGTCTCCGACGAGGTGGGGATGGGGGTGGTGCCCGCCACGTCCAGCGGGCGGGCCTTCCGGGACGCGCTGGGCCGCCTCAACGAACGCCTCGCCGCCGAGTCCGAGTACGTGGCCCTGGTGGTGGCGGGGCGCCTGCTGGAACTGTGA
- a CDS encoding SCO2322 family protein: MLRAYRVAAGVALGAAAFLSLPSSALADAPADPGVPRTWSAWQSDGTAWLAVTPDAAPPDGSVIGWRFSVAPDGARGESPGGDLPSFQAVCGRDAAGSGHKRVVVAVDFGDGEADAYPGERTPAQSAPKCVTGAEDATAAQLLASTARVRVNAQGAVVAVADYPSSEKGGSELTAAAASAAPSGSGLPITLVAAGAGALVLLAGGAVAATRRRSRTGV, from the coding sequence ATGCTGCGCGCGTATCGTGTTGCGGCCGGGGTCGCCCTCGGGGCGGCCGCCTTCCTCTCACTCCCCTCCTCCGCTCTGGCCGACGCTCCGGCCGACCCTGGGGTCCCGCGGACGTGGAGCGCGTGGCAGAGCGACGGGACGGCCTGGCTGGCCGTGACGCCCGACGCCGCCCCGCCGGACGGCTCCGTCATCGGATGGCGCTTCTCCGTGGCCCCGGACGGGGCCAGGGGCGAGTCGCCGGGCGGGGACCTGCCGTCGTTCCAGGCGGTGTGCGGCAGGGACGCGGCCGGGTCCGGGCACAAGCGCGTGGTGGTCGCGGTGGACTTCGGCGACGGGGAGGCCGACGCCTACCCCGGCGAGCGGACTCCCGCGCAGAGCGCGCCGAAGTGCGTCACGGGCGCCGAGGACGCCACCGCCGCCCAGCTCCTCGCCTCCACCGCCAGGGTCCGCGTGAACGCCCAGGGGGCCGTCGTGGCGGTCGCGGACTATCCGTCCAGCGAGAAGGGCGGCAGCGAACTGACGGCCGCCGCCGCGTCCGCCGCGCCGTCCGGGAGCGGCCTGCCGATCACGCTGGTCGCGGCCGGGGCGGGCGCGCTCGTCCTGCTGGCGGGCGGCGCCGTGGCGGCCACCCGCCGCCGCTCCAGGACCGGCGTCTGA
- a CDS encoding aldo/keto reductase family protein → MEFRHLGRSGLKVSEISYGNWLTHGSQVEEDAAKQCVQAALDEGITTFDTADVYAATKAEEVLGRALKGVRRESLEIFTKVYWPTGPGQNDRGLSRKHITESINGSLRRLQTDYVDLYQAHRFDYETPLEETLKTFDDLVRQGKVLYIGVSEWNADQIAQALKIADEMGFDRIVSNQPQYSMLWRVIEGEIVPLSEKEGIGQIVWSPIGQGVLTGKYLPGQQPPEGSRATDGSGGSAMIARFMNDDVLTRVQELKPIAADLGLSMAQLAVAWVLQNPNVSSAIVGASRPEQVRDNVKAAGVKLDADVLKRIDDVLGSVVERDPAKTQSPSTRP, encoded by the coding sequence ATGGAATTCCGACACCTCGGTCGTAGCGGTCTCAAAGTTAGCGAGATCAGCTACGGAAACTGGCTCACCCACGGCTCCCAGGTCGAGGAAGACGCCGCCAAGCAGTGCGTGCAGGCGGCGCTCGACGAGGGCATCACCACGTTCGACACCGCGGACGTCTACGCGGCGACGAAGGCCGAGGAGGTGCTCGGCCGCGCGCTGAAGGGCGTGCGAAGGGAGTCGCTGGAGATCTTCACCAAGGTCTACTGGCCGACCGGCCCCGGCCAGAACGACCGCGGCCTGTCGCGCAAGCACATCACCGAGTCCATCAACGGCTCGCTGCGCCGCCTGCAGACCGACTACGTCGACCTGTACCAGGCGCACCGGTTCGACTACGAGACGCCGCTGGAGGAGACGCTCAAGACGTTCGACGACCTCGTACGCCAGGGCAAGGTCCTCTACATCGGCGTCAGCGAGTGGAACGCCGACCAGATCGCCCAGGCGCTGAAGATCGCCGACGAGATGGGCTTCGACCGGATCGTCTCGAACCAGCCCCAGTACTCGATGCTGTGGCGGGTCATCGAGGGCGAGATCGTGCCGCTGAGCGAGAAGGAGGGCATCGGCCAGATCGTCTGGTCGCCCATCGGCCAGGGCGTGCTCACGGGCAAGTACCTGCCCGGGCAGCAGCCGCCGGAGGGCTCCCGGGCCACCGACGGGAGCGGCGGCAGCGCCATGATCGCCCGGTTCATGAACGACGACGTGCTGACCCGCGTCCAGGAGCTCAAGCCGATCGCCGCCGACCTCGGGCTGAGCATGGCGCAGCTGGCCGTCGCCTGGGTGCTGCAGAACCCGAACGTCTCCAGCGCCATCGTCGGGGCCAGCCGCCCCGAGCAGGTGCGTGACAACGTCAAGGCCGCGGGCGTGAAGCTGGACGCCGACGTACTCAAGCGGATCGACGACGTGCTGGGCTCGGTCGTGGAGCGCGACCCGGCCAAGACGCAGAGCCCGAGCACGCGCCCGTAA
- a CDS encoding SMI1/KNR4 family protein, with protein MLKLVRLALTAAILTAIGVRLRRRARMPVQPPAPPAPRAAGRTRMGLVWAVIAGAVALTLGAAMVPTGPQAVSEARAAVYQAQQSAMTVVMGATGKSPAPTPTPTPVEPTPAATPVEPTPEATAVAPTASAVAPTATAVAPTPAATASALPGIPAACMLSGPVTVRPISPRVRAAVNRQWRRIERWLREHAPRTYASLGAPGRAGTVALAEAQTGLEFPDDLRASLLRHNGMSGPLAARFSFGEEQVRGVREIRDQWREDCALRVGRGDPMSRLIRVGTLTEVDADTGHVVASMVRPEPIWPSYHAMLRDLADALEQGRPVFGARATVKGGLLRWSDAR; from the coding sequence GTGCTGAAGCTCGTACGGCTGGCGCTGACGGCGGCCATCCTGACCGCGATCGGGGTACGGCTGCGCCGCCGCGCCCGGATGCCCGTCCAGCCGCCCGCGCCCCCGGCCCCGCGAGCGGCCGGACGTACGCGGATGGGCCTGGTGTGGGCCGTCATCGCGGGGGCGGTGGCGCTGACGCTGGGCGCCGCCATGGTCCCCACGGGGCCGCAGGCGGTGTCCGAGGCGCGGGCGGCCGTCTACCAGGCTCAGCAGTCGGCCATGACCGTGGTGATGGGCGCCACCGGAAAGAGCCCGGCCCCCACGCCCACGCCCACGCCCGTCGAGCCGACGCCGGCTGCCACTCCTGTCGAGCCGACGCCGGAGGCCACTGCGGTCGCGCCGACGGCCAGTGCTGTCGCGCCGACGGCCACTGCGGTCGCGCCCACGCCGGCCGCCACGGCCTCGGCGCTGCCGGGCATCCCGGCCGCGTGCATGCTGAGCGGCCCGGTGACGGTACGCCCGATCAGCCCGCGCGTGCGGGCGGCGGTCAACCGGCAGTGGCGGCGCATCGAGCGGTGGCTGCGGGAGCATGCGCCCCGGACGTACGCCTCGCTGGGCGCCCCCGGCAGGGCCGGCACCGTCGCGCTGGCCGAGGCCCAGACGGGCCTGGAGTTCCCCGACGACCTGAGGGCCTCGCTGCTGCGCCACAACGGCATGTCAGGCCCGCTCGCGGCCCGCTTCAGCTTCGGCGAAGAGCAGGTGCGCGGCGTGCGCGAGATCCGTGACCAGTGGCGGGAGGACTGTGCCCTGCGGGTCGGCAGGGGCGACCCGATGAGCCGGTTGATCCGCGTCGGCACCCTGACCGAGGTCGACGCGGACACCGGCCACGTGGTGGCCTCGATGGTGCGGCCGGAGCCGATCTGGCCGTCGTACCACGCGATGCTGCGCGACCTGGCGGACGCGCTGGAGCAGGGCCGCCCCGTGTTCGGGGCGCGGGCCACGGTCAAGGGCGGCCTGCTCCGCTGGTCCGACGCTCGGTGA
- a CDS encoding DUF3043 domain-containing protein: protein MDDTPVPDDDPKPQGKGRPTPKRRDQESKRRQPVHAPKDRKEAYRQMRTKQAAERDRARQGMLAGDERYFPARDKGPARKFAREWVDSRRLPSQYFLPFSLLILLATWIPWPMSIRAAVLGYTVTIGWPIMMIGVLFTSVYVAWKVKRLVAEKLPQESTRGVGFYAAMRALQIRKLRFPPPAVLPGGKPVPKK from the coding sequence GTGGACGACACCCCCGTCCCCGATGACGATCCTAAGCCCCAGGGTAAAGGTCGTCCCACTCCCAAGCGCCGTGATCAGGAGAGCAAACGGCGCCAGCCGGTCCATGCTCCGAAGGACCGTAAAGAGGCCTATCGGCAGATGCGGACCAAGCAGGCCGCCGAGCGCGACAGGGCCCGTCAGGGCATGCTCGCAGGTGACGAGCGGTATTTTCCTGCTCGTGACAAGGGTCCAGCGCGCAAGTTCGCGCGTGAGTGGGTCGATTCCCGCCGGTTGCCGAGCCAGTATTTCCTGCCGTTCTCGCTACTGATCCTGCTGGCGACGTGGATTCCGTGGCCCATGTCGATCCGCGCCGCGGTGCTGGGATACACGGTCACCATCGGCTGGCCGATCATGATGATCGGCGTGCTGTTCACCTCCGTCTACGTGGCGTGGAAGGTCAAGCGCCTGGTGGCGGAGAAGCTGCCCCAGGAGAGCACCCGGGGCGTGGGCTTCTACGCGGCGATGCGGGCGCTGCAGATCCGCAAGCTGCGCTTCCCGCCGCCCGCGGTGCTGCCGGGCGGCAAGCCGGTGCCCAAGAAGTAG